The following coding sequences lie in one Arabidopsis thaliana chromosome 3, partial sequence genomic window:
- a CDS encoding RNA-binding (RRM/RBD/RNP motifs) family protein — translation MSIPPSSGSSSSSSSSQYTYAANSYYSAPYQPPQPYAAAPSPAVPAPVASIPGATVYPQPVGPVPAVYAYPQYQQAHQLFQRDAQTITPEALENVKAALASSETEHKAETKKRAIPRKAAGQSWEDPTLSEWPENDYRLFCGDLGNEVNDDVLSKAFARFPTFNMAKSTVMHLQTKTHSMFRTEHG, via the exons ATGTCAATCCCACCATCttcaggttcttcttcttcatcttcctcgtcTCAGTACACATACGCAGCTAATTCTTACTATTCCGCTCCGTATCAGCCTCCACAGCCTTACGCGGCGGCGCCTTCGCCTGCTGTACCGGCGCCTGTGGCATCCATTCCCGGAGCTACGGTCTATCCTCAGCCTGTTGGACCGGTTCCTGCCGTCTACGCTTACCCTCAGTACCAACAG GCACATCAATTGTTCCAAAGAGATGCACAGACAATTACACCAGAAGCTCTTGAGAATGTAAAAGCTGCTTTGGCAAGTAGTGAAACCGAACACAAAGCAGAAACTAAAAAGAGAGCCATTCCTCGTAAAGCTGCTGGACAGTCTTGGGAGGATCCTACTCTTTCAGAATGGCCAGAAA ATGACTATCGTCTGTTCTGTGGTGATCTTGGGAACGAAGTGAATGATGATGTTCTTTCCAAAGCATTTGCTAGATTCCCCACCTTCAATATGGCCAAG TCAACTGTGATGCATTTgcaaaccaaaacacatagTATGTTCAGAACAGAGCATGGTTGA
- a CDS encoding RNA-binding (RRM/RBD/RNP motifs) family protein — protein MSIPPSSGSSSSSSSSQYTYAANSYYSAPYQPPQPYAAAPSPAVPAPVASIPGATVYPQPVGPVPAVYAYPQYQQAHQLFQRDAQTITPEALENVKAALASSETEHKAETKKRAIPRKAAGQSWEDPTLSEWPENDYRLFCGDLGNEVNDDVLSKAFARFPTFNMAKVTVYISPPFRL, from the exons ATGTCAATCCCACCATCttcaggttcttcttcttcatcttcctcgtcTCAGTACACATACGCAGCTAATTCTTACTATTCCGCTCCGTATCAGCCTCCACAGCCTTACGCGGCGGCGCCTTCGCCTGCTGTACCGGCGCCTGTGGCATCCATTCCCGGAGCTACGGTCTATCCTCAGCCTGTTGGACCGGTTCCTGCCGTCTACGCTTACCCTCAGTACCAACAG GCACATCAATTGTTCCAAAGAGATGCACAGACAATTACACCAGAAGCTCTTGAGAATGTAAAAGCTGCTTTGGCAAGTAGTGAAACCGAACACAAAGCAGAAACTAAAAAGAGAGCCATTCCTCGTAAAGCTGCTGGACAGTCTTGGGAGGATCCTACTCTTTCAGAATGGCCAGAAA ATGACTATCGTCTGTTCTGTGGTGATCTTGGGAACGAAGTGAATGATGATGTTCTTTCCAAAGCATTTGCTAGATTCCCCACCTTCAATATGGCCAAGGTAACTGTGTATATCTCTCCTCCTTTTCGGCTTTAG
- the LSH2 gene encoding LIGHT-DEPENDENT SHORT HYPOCOTYLS-like protein (DUF640) (LIGHT SENSITIVE HYPOCOTYLS 2 (LSH2); FUNCTIONS IN: molecular_function unknown; INVOLVED IN: biological_process unknown; LOCATED IN: chloroplast; EXPRESSED IN: 12 plant structures; EXPRESSED DURING: 4 leaf senescence stage, petal differentiation and expansion stage; CONTAINS InterPro DOMAIN/s: Protein of unknown function DUF640 (InterPro:IPR006936); BEST Arabidopsis thaliana protein match is: Protein of unknown function (DUF640) (TAIR:AT5G28490.1); Has 309 Blast hits to 309 proteins in 18 species: Archae - 0; Bacteria - 0; Metazoa - 12; Fungi - 0; Plants - 297; Viruses - 0; Other Eukaryotes - 0 (source: NCBI BLink).), whose translation MDLISQNHNNRNPNTSLSTQTPSSFSSPPSSSRYENQKRRDWNTFCQYLRNHHPPLSLASCSGAHVLDFLRYLDQFGKTKVHHQNCAFFGLPNPPAPCPCPLRQAWGSLDALIGRLRAAYEENGGAPETSPFGSRSVRIFLREVRDFQAKSRGVSYEKKRKRVNNKQITQSQPQSQPPLPQQPQQEQGQSMMANYHHGATQ comes from the coding sequence ATGGATTTGATCTCTCAAAACCACAACAACAGAAACCCTAATACCAGTCTCTCGACGCAAACcccttcttccttttcttctccacCTTCCTCTAGCCGCTACGAGAACCAGAAACGCCGTGACTGGAACACTTTCTGCCAATACCTCAGAAACCACCATCCACCGCTCTCTCTAGCTTCTTGCAGTGGCGCACACGTCCTCGATTTTCTGCGTTACCTTGACCAATTCGGCAAAACCAAAGTCCACCACCAAAACTGCGCCTTCTTTGGCCTCCCAAATCCACCGGCTCCTTGTCCTTGTCCTCTCCGACAAGCCTGGGGCTCACTCGACGCCCTCATTGGTCGTCTCCGTGCAGCCTACGAGGAGAACGGTGGCGCTCCCGAGACTAGCCCTTTTGGCTCACGGTCCGTCAGGATTTTCCTCAGGGAGGTTAGAGATTTCCAGGCTAAGTCACGTGGTGTTAGctatgagaagaagaggaaaaggGTCAACAACAAGCAAATAACTCAGTCCCAACCACAGTCCCAACCGCCTTTACCCCAGCAGCCACAGCAGGAGCAAGGTCAGTCTATGATGGCTAATTACCACCACGGTGCAACTCAATAA